GGATTACACGCCCGGCCGGCCGCAACGGTCACCTCGACGGCGAGCGGGTACGAGGCCGACGTAACGATCGCACGCGCCGACGACGGCGACTTCGTTCCGGCGAACAGCATGCTCGCAGTCACCGGGCTGAACGTCCGACACGGGGAGGACGTGACGCTACGAGTCGACGGGCCGGACGAGGCGGCGGCGATCGACGCCCTCGAGGAGATCGTCACGACCCCCGTCGCCGACGCCGACGAAGCGAACCCCGACCCGAACGACAATGACTGACGAGGGGGAACTCGCGGGAACCGGCGTCACACCGCTCGTCGGCGTCGGACACGCGTACTGGCTCGAGACGAGCGTCGAACTCGGACCACCGCCGGATCCGGACGACGTCGACGCCGACGTCGAACGCGATCGGTTCGAGCGAACCCGTGATGCGGTTCGCGAAGCGCTCGAACGGGAACGGGAAGCAATCGCGGAACGGGTCGGTGACGAGGAAGCCGACATCTTCGACGCGCACGCGGCCTTCCTGATGGACCCCCAGATCGCGGACGGCGTCACGGCGGCGATCGAGGACGGACTCCCCGCGACACACGCAGTCCGGGAAACGTTCGACGAGCACGTCGACCAGTTCGAGGGACTGGAGGGACCGATGGCGGAGCGAGCGGACGACCTGCGCGACGTTCGGGATCGGCTGCTCCGTCGGCTGCTCGCCGACGAGGCGGACGCCGGAGACGCTGCTACGGACGGGACGGCCGCGGCGGAAGACCCGGAGCCGTCGATTCCCGGGGGTGCCGTCGTCCTCGCCGATCGACTCACCCCGAGCGAGACGGCGGCGTTCGATCCGGACCGGATCGCGGGAATCGCGACGAGCACCGGGGGCGAGACCTCCCACGCGGCGATCATCACGCGGGCGCTCGGAATCCCCGCCGTCGTCGGCGTCGGCGACGTGTTGCGGACGGTTTCGGACGGCACGCCGGTCGTCGTCGACGGCGACCGCGGGGTCGTCGTCCCCGATCCGGACGACGAAACGCGCGAGCGGGCCGCCGCCGATCGAACCGCCGAGCCGATCCCGGAACCGGTGTCGACGAGCGACGGACGATCGATCGAGGTGGCCGCGAACGTCGCCGGACCCGCGGACTTCGACCGGGCGGTCGCGATGGGTGCCGACGGCGTCGGCCTGTTCCGGACGGAGTTCCTCTTCTTCGATCGCGACGAACCGCCCGACGAGGACGAGCAGTTTCGGACGTACCGAGAGGCCCTCGAGACCGTCTCCGGTCGCGTGATCGTCCGGACGCTCGACGTCGGCGGGGACAAGCCACTGCCCTACCGGCAGGACGGGACCGAGCGGAACCCGTTCCTCGGTGCGCGAGGCATCCGCCTCTCGCTGGAGGAGCAGTCGGACCTCTTCGAGACGCAACTGCGAGCGCTCCTGCGGGCGGCCGCGACGCCGAACGGGGACGATCTCGCGGTCATGTTCCCGATGATCACGACCGTCGAGGAACTCGATGCGGCTCGAGAGCGACTCCACGCGATCGCGGAGGACCTGACCGCGGCGGGCGTCGACAACGCCGTTCCGGAACTCGGCGTGATGATCGAGACGCCCGCTGCGGCGTTCGTCGCCGACGAACTGGCAGCCCGCGTGGACTTCCTCAGTCTCGGCACGAACGATCTCACCCAGTACGTGATGGCCGCCGATCGGGAGAACGAGCGGGTCGCGGACCTGCAGGATCCGCTCTCTCCACCGGTGCTACGGGCGATCGCCCGGACGGTCCGTGCGGGCCACGAGGGGGGCGCGTGGGTCGGAATGTGCGGCGAACTGGCCGGCGACCCGGCGGTCACCGAGCTCCTCGTCGGCCTCGGTCTCGACGAACTCAGTGCGAGTCCGATCGCCGTTCCGGCGGTCAAGCGGCAGGTGCAGGACCTCGACGCGAACGCCGCGACGGACCTGGCCGATCGGGTTCTCGACGCGGCGACGCGAGAAGAGGTTCGAGCGCGCTACGAGGACGAGTCGCGCTGACCCCACTCGACCGCCGATCGCCGACGCCCTCACACCTTCGAGACGTCGTGCGCGTCCTCGGCGGCCTCGCGAACCGACTCGACGGTCGCGGACGGCGCGGTCGCCGCGACGGTCGCGTTGAGCGCACCCTCGAGTACGGGCGCATCGGCGACGACGGCGTCGACGGCCGTCTCCTCGATCGCGAGTTCGGCGTTCATCACGGCACTGCCGAGATCGACGAGGACGACGACGCCGCCGTCGTCGGCAACTGCCTCGATCGCCTCCCGTATCGGCCCCGGTGTCGTTCCGATTCGGCCGTCTTCGGTTCCACCGACGGCCTCGATACGGGCGTCGCCGCCCATCTCCCGGGCGACCTCGCGAATACCCGCGGCCGCTCGCTCGCTGTGAGAGACGACGACGATGCCGACCATCACTCACCCCCGTCCGCGGGGACGTCCTCGGCGTCGGGTTCGGGGACCTCGTCCGCCTCCGCGTCGATCACGACCTCGCCGTCGACGTACTCGGTCGCGACGTCGAGCAGTTCCTCGAGCAGGTACAGCGTACTCGTCGCGCCCGGGTCCTGGTGACCGACCGATCGCCACCCGAGGTACGACGCTCGCCCTTTCTTCGCGTGAATGGGCGTGGTGAACTCGACGCCACGACGGGCGGCGTCGACGGCCCGTCCCAGGGCCTCGATCGGTTCGCAGTCGTCGACCTCGATCGATTTCTTGTAGGTGTGGACCGCGGGCGTGAGCGCGTCGACCATCGTCTTGTCGCCGACTGACGCTTTCCCGCGCTCCTCGACCGTCTCGAGGTACCGCTCCGCGAACGCCACCGTCGTTTCGGCGGTAATCCCGTCCTCGAGTTCCTGGCTCGCCTTCATCAGCGACCCGCCGTACAGCGGGCCGGACGCGCCGCCGACTTCCGAGACGAGCGCGACGCCCGCCGTCTTGACGAGTTCGGCCGGGTCGCCGTCGGTCTCCTCGACGCGTTCGAGTGCGGTCCGGAAGCCGCGATCCATGTTGGCACCGTGGTCGGCGTCGCCGATCGCGGAGTCGAGTTCCGTCAGGTACTGCTTTTCGACCGAGAGCCGGTCGGCGATCGCTTCGACTGCCGTCTGAACCGCGTCGGACTGAGTCTCTTGATCCATCCTGTCGT
The nucleotide sequence above comes from Halosolutus halophilus. Encoded proteins:
- the dhaM gene encoding dihydroxyacetone kinase phosphoryl donor subunit DhaM; the encoded protein is MVGIVVVSHSERAAAGIREVAREMGGDARIEAVGGTEDGRIGTTPGPIREAIEAVADDGGVVVLVDLGSAVMNAELAIEETAVDAVVADAPVLEGALNATVAATAPSATVESVREAAEDAHDVSKV
- the ptsP gene encoding phosphoenolpyruvate--protein phosphotransferase, whose product is MTDEGELAGTGVTPLVGVGHAYWLETSVELGPPPDPDDVDADVERDRFERTRDAVREALEREREAIAERVGDEEADIFDAHAAFLMDPQIADGVTAAIEDGLPATHAVRETFDEHVDQFEGLEGPMAERADDLRDVRDRLLRRLLADEADAGDAATDGTAAAEDPEPSIPGGAVVLADRLTPSETAAFDPDRIAGIATSTGGETSHAAIITRALGIPAVVGVGDVLRTVSDGTPVVVDGDRGVVVPDPDDETRERAAADRTAEPIPEPVSTSDGRSIEVAANVAGPADFDRAVAMGADGVGLFRTEFLFFDRDEPPDEDEQFRTYREALETVSGRVIVRTLDVGGDKPLPYRQDGTERNPFLGARGIRLSLEEQSDLFETQLRALLRAAATPNGDDLAVMFPMITTVEELDAARERLHAIAEDLTAAGVDNAVPELGVMIETPAAAFVADELAARVDFLSLGTNDLTQYVMAADRENERVADLQDPLSPPVLRAIARTVRAGHEGGAWVGMCGELAGDPAVTELLVGLGLDELSASPIAVPAVKRQVQDLDANAATDLADRVLDAATREEVRARYEDESR
- the dhaL gene encoding dihydroxyacetone kinase subunit DhaL, which codes for MDQETQSDAVQTAVEAIADRLSVEKQYLTELDSAIGDADHGANMDRGFRTALERVEETDGDPAELVKTAGVALVSEVGGASGPLYGGSLMKASQELEDGITAETTVAFAERYLETVEERGKASVGDKTMVDALTPAVHTYKKSIEVDDCEPIEALGRAVDAARRGVEFTTPIHAKKGRASYLGWRSVGHQDPGATSTLYLLEELLDVATEYVDGEVVIDAEADEVPEPDAEDVPADGGE
- a CDS encoding HPr family phosphocarrier protein, producing MERTVTVVPADGLHARPAATVTSTASGYEADVTIARADDGDFVPANSMLAVTGLNVRHGEDVTLRVDGPDEAAAIDALEEIVTTPVADADEANPDPNDND